In one window of Tellurirhabdus rosea DNA:
- a CDS encoding DinB family protein: MKKPLSSEYPPIRYFANYIEQVVGEEVIETLLEQSETLKNFYKNLSEEAALYRYAPGKWSLKELLGHLTDAERIFAYRALCIARGETQSLPGFEENAYVEKADFDHQPLESLWLQYETTRAATLALARSLPEEAQVRIGTANGHSVSARAVFAIIAGHEAHHLAILKERYQKH, encoded by the coding sequence ATGAAAAAGCCCCTTTCCAGTGAGTATCCGCCGATCCGCTACTTCGCCAACTACATTGAACAGGTTGTTGGTGAGGAGGTTATTGAAACGCTTTTGGAGCAAAGTGAAACCCTGAAAAATTTTTATAAAAATCTGTCCGAGGAAGCCGCCCTTTATCGGTACGCGCCCGGCAAGTGGTCGCTCAAAGAACTGCTCGGGCACCTGACCGATGCTGAACGCATCTTTGCCTACCGGGCGCTTTGCATTGCCCGCGGCGAAACCCAGTCGCTGCCGGGCTTTGAGGAAAATGCCTACGTTGAAAAGGCCGATTTCGACCACCAGCCGCTGGAAAGTCTGTGGCTCCAGTACGAAACGACCCGGGCGGCGACGCTGGCCCTTGCCCGCAGCTTGCCCGAAGAAGCCCAGGTCCGTATCGGAACGGCCAACGGCCACTCCGTATCCGCCCGCGCCGTTTTCGCCATCATCGCCGGCCACGAGGCGCACCACCTGGCCATTCTGAAAGAGAGATACCAAAAGCATTGA
- a CDS encoding redoxin family protein, with translation MKSFICLFLFLWITTPVVAQQQKVPYLITGQVTHAEGKKVFLTSKRSAFARQGRQQAIDSTVVQNGAFTLKGAIPEPHYYAILVEDKPYFKAFPLDSVPLRIRANADSLAQALVTGSPNATHERVLAYILREYDAKLNASYRRAQEARKNGDTLAHWRASLENRGLAWQINEETADFIRTYPESLVSLFNLAALIDKLPRPEVLELWKALAPHWQQHSVGKALREELFFPKPLHAGRSSATPVGQAAPDLSLVNSKGEPVDLASFRGKVVLITYWASGCESCRAEHTRLKTLYGQYVGKGFEIVSVSLDRNRKAWLATLRREALPWQQVMRKDLPRQPVEGPPLGQAVPINMLLDREGRIVRKGVHGSALETSLASLLALD, from the coding sequence ATGAAAAGCTTTATCTGCCTGTTCCTCTTTTTGTGGATTACAACGCCTGTTGTTGCCCAGCAGCAAAAAGTGCCTTACCTCATCACGGGTCAGGTGACGCATGCCGAGGGGAAAAAGGTCTTTCTGACCTCAAAACGTTCGGCCTTTGCCAGACAAGGGCGTCAGCAGGCCATCGACTCGACCGTCGTCCAGAACGGGGCTTTTACGCTGAAAGGAGCCATTCCGGAGCCGCATTATTACGCTATTCTGGTAGAAGATAAGCCTTATTTCAAGGCGTTTCCGCTCGACAGTGTTCCCCTGCGGATACGTGCCAATGCCGACTCGCTGGCCCAGGCGCTGGTGACGGGTTCGCCCAACGCCACCCATGAACGCGTCCTGGCGTATATACTGCGGGAGTACGACGCAAAGCTGAATGCGAGTTACAGGCGGGCGCAGGAAGCCCGGAAAAACGGCGACACGCTCGCCCACTGGCGGGCCTCGCTCGAAAACAGGGGACTGGCCTGGCAAATCAATGAGGAAACGGCCGACTTCATCCGGACGTACCCGGAGTCTCTGGTGAGTCTGTTCAATCTGGCTGCGCTAATCGATAAACTCCCCCGACCGGAAGTGCTTGAACTGTGGAAAGCGCTTGCGCCCCACTGGCAACAGCATTCGGTCGGCAAAGCCCTGCGTGAAGAGCTGTTTTTTCCGAAACCGCTGCATGCTGGCCGGTCGTCGGCTACACCCGTCGGTCAGGCCGCCCCGGACCTTTCGCTGGTGAACAGCAAGGGCGAACCCGTCGATCTGGCCAGTTTCCGGGGAAAGGTGGTGCTCATCACGTACTGGGCCAGCGGCTGCGAATCCTGCCGGGCCGAGCATACCCGGTTGAAGACTTTGTACGGGCAGTACGTAGGCAAAGGATTTGAAATCGTTTCGGTATCGCTTGATCGCAACCGAAAAGCCTGGTTGGCGACCCTTCGGCGGGAGGCCTTGCCCTGGCAGCAGGTAATGAGGAAAGACCTGCCGCGGCAACCGGTGGAAGGGCCACCGCTTGGACAGGCGGTGCCGATTAATATGCTGCTCGACCGCGAAGGCCGGATCGTCCGGAAAGGGGTACACGGTTCTGCACTGGAAACCAGTCTGGCTTCGCTGCTGGCTTTGGATTGA
- a CDS encoding Nif3-like dinuclear metal center hexameric protein gives MTIRDITTYLETWAPLAYQESYDNAGLIVGDPATPVTGVLVTLDATEAVVEEAIARGCNLIVAHHPIVFKGLKKLNGRNYVERTVIKAIRAEVAIYASHTNLDSIVGGVNYKIAEKLGLQNVRILAPKSDTLMKLVVFVPTEAADPEFAGATQRVLDALYEAGAGQIGNYDRCSFRLAGTGTFRGNESSNPNLGERGVEESASEDRIEVIFPAHRQTAIMAALRKKGVHPYEEVAHYLTLLDNRNQEVGSGAVGDLPEAMDEPAFLAYLKEKMALPLIRHTPLPGRSVRRVAVCGGAGGFLLNDAVRAGAEVFITADYKYHEFFDADGRIIIADIGHFESEQYTKELIQQQLLKKFDTFAVILSETVTNPVNYFV, from the coding sequence ATGACTATACGCGACATCACCACCTACCTCGAAACCTGGGCGCCGCTGGCGTATCAGGAAAGCTACGATAATGCCGGACTGATTGTGGGTGACCCGGCAACGCCCGTAACCGGTGTTCTGGTTACGCTGGATGCCACCGAGGCGGTAGTCGAGGAGGCCATTGCCCGGGGCTGCAACCTGATCGTGGCCCATCATCCCATTGTGTTCAAGGGCCTGAAGAAACTGAACGGCCGGAATTACGTCGAACGGACGGTGATTAAGGCCATCAGGGCCGAGGTGGCCATCTACGCTTCTCATACCAACCTGGACAGTATCGTCGGCGGGGTGAATTATAAAATTGCCGAAAAACTCGGTTTGCAGAACGTGCGGATTCTCGCGCCAAAAAGCGACACGCTCATGAAACTGGTGGTGTTTGTGCCGACCGAAGCCGCAGATCCTGAATTTGCCGGGGCCACCCAGCGGGTTCTGGATGCTTTGTACGAGGCCGGGGCGGGCCAGATCGGCAACTACGACCGGTGCAGTTTCCGGCTGGCAGGGACGGGGACTTTCCGGGGCAATGAATCGTCAAACCCGAATCTGGGTGAGCGGGGCGTGGAAGAATCGGCTTCGGAAGACCGGATTGAGGTTATTTTTCCGGCCCATCGGCAGACAGCTATCATGGCCGCTTTAAGGAAGAAAGGCGTACATCCGTACGAAGAGGTGGCGCACTACCTCACCCTGCTCGACAACCGGAACCAGGAAGTGGGCTCGGGAGCGGTCGGCGACCTGCCGGAAGCGATGGACGAGCCGGCTTTTCTGGCTTATCTGAAAGAGAAAATGGCGCTGCCCCTCATACGGCACACGCCGCTGCCGGGCCGGTCGGTCAGGCGGGTGGCGGTCTGCGGAGGGGCCGGCGGATTTTTGCTGAATGATGCCGTACGCGCCGGAGCGGAGGTTTTTATCACGGCTGATTATAAATACCATGAATTTTTCGACGCCGACGGCCGAATTATCATTGCGGATATCGGTCATTTTGAAAGCGAACAGTATACCAAAGAATTGATTCAACAGCAATTGTTGAAAAAATTTGATACCTTTGCGGTAATTTTGTCCGAAACGGTCACCAATCCGGTGAACTACT
- a CDS encoding acyltransferase family protein — protein sequence MEINPTADLTTHKPKFYHSFLARIDPYIDPSNSPNWPLLALLRFLLAFVVFASHVGEHTASSGPLSAISTLGAFEAILGFLLISGYSIGMSITKSRSGYLLRRVKRIYPVYIACLILTFLVSPLPVTAGFVGMLCLNVVFLNHVVVPTSYVGPAWTLALEVWLYILAPSLLRFSYRTSLYLVYFSFACFCLYTCARSLFNLPYYAGTYFGINLLLLSFIWILGFMLAIFHKKKKATTFHILFVVGMYFGLNALIQLAFRLKNGAYNLIPDDCLDFLTRGICLAIICYFIINQRKFTIRSSSVKSLFNFLGNISYPLYLSHAAFLVLFIRFGISNWFLLSLYSLVGAAVFYWLFDSFYRRQTTLPSTQN from the coding sequence ATGGAAATAAATCCAACCGCTGACCTAACCACTCATAAGCCCAAATTCTACCACTCCTTTCTAGCACGTATTGACCCTTATATCGATCCCTCCAACTCACCAAACTGGCCTCTTCTCGCTCTTTTGCGGTTCCTTCTTGCCTTTGTTGTGTTTGCCTCTCACGTCGGAGAACATACCGCATCCAGCGGACCTTTGTCTGCCATCAGCACGCTGGGCGCTTTCGAAGCCATTTTAGGTTTCTTATTGATAAGCGGCTATTCAATTGGAATGTCAATTACTAAAAGCAGGAGCGGTTATCTTTTGCGGAGAGTAAAACGAATTTATCCGGTTTATATCGCCTGTCTGATTCTTACTTTTCTGGTTTCGCCCCTGCCTGTCACCGCGGGGTTTGTCGGCATGCTTTGCCTGAATGTCGTCTTCCTGAACCATGTTGTCGTACCGACCTCCTACGTCGGCCCCGCCTGGACGCTTGCCCTGGAAGTATGGCTCTACATCCTGGCGCCTTCACTGCTCCGGTTCTCTTACCGAACTTCACTGTATCTTGTATACTTCTCCTTTGCCTGCTTCTGCCTCTATACCTGTGCCCGGTCTTTATTCAACCTTCCCTATTATGCCGGTACTTATTTTGGGATAAACTTATTGCTACTTTCCTTTATATGGATACTTGGCTTTATGCTCGCTATATTTCATAAAAAAAAGAAAGCAACCACGTTTCATATTCTATTTGTTGTTGGCATGTATTTCGGTTTAAACGCGCTCATACAACTGGCTTTCCGGCTTAAAAATGGCGCTTACAACCTGATTCCCGATGATTGTTTAGATTTTTTGACCAGAGGGATATGCCTCGCCATAATCTGTTATTTTATCATCAACCAGCGAAAGTTCACCATTCGGTCTTCCTCAGTAAAGTCTCTTTTCAATTTTCTCGGAAATATATCTTATCCACTTTACCTAAGCCATGCGGCTTTTTTAGTCCTCTTTATACGCTTTGGAATTTCAAACTGGTTCCTGCTTAGTCTTTACTCCTTAGTTGGCGCAGCCGTATTTTACTGGCTATTTGATTCTTTTTACAGAAGGCAAACCACTTTACCATCCACCCAAAATTAA